A region from the Benincasa hispida cultivar B227 chromosome 8, ASM972705v1, whole genome shotgun sequence genome encodes:
- the LOC120082693 gene encoding dof zinc finger protein DOF5.6 yields MGLTSLQVCMDSSDWLQGTINEESGMDSSSLSGDMLSCSRPLTERRLRPQHDQALKCPRCDSTHTKFCYYNNYSLSQPRYFCKTCRRYWTKGGTLRNIPVGGGCRKNKKVSTTKKSNDQQQQQPQIQQPISQNHHLLHGPSSSSSSSLHIHNPTDLHLSFPDQVQFPHFNPLIGNSPNFTIGMLETHHHHHHQTRPIDFMDTKMEAIVGNNGHYSTNPDHLAMIGGLNGDHHHITAAATNFHGICSPYGLSLDGNINQMMIPYDQHQTNEDPNGMDVKPNTKLLALEWQDQGCSDKVESYGYINGIGSSWNGMMNGYGPSTTNPLV; encoded by the exons ATGGGTCTTACTTCTCTTCAAGTCTGCATGGACTCTTCTGATTGGCTACAG GGTACGATTAACGAAGAGTCTGGGATGGATTCTTCTTCATTATCAGGAGATATGCTTTCATGTTCAAGGCCATTAACAGAGAGAAGATTAAGGCCACAACATGATCAAGCTCTGAAATGTCCAAGATGTGATTCAACTCACACCAAATTTTGCTATTACAACAATTATAGCCTTTCTCAGCCTCGTTACTTTTGCAAAACTTGTAGAAGGTATTGGACTAAAGGAGGAACTCTTAGAAACATTCCTGTTGGTGGTGGCTGTAGAAAGAACAAAAAGGTCTCCACTACTAAAAAATCCAAtgatcaacaacaacaacaaccacaaaTTCAACAACCCATTTCTCAaaatcatcatcttcttcatggcccttcttcttcttcttcttcttcacttcaCATTCATAATCCCACTGATCTTCATCTCTCATTTCCAGATCAAGTTCAGTTCCCTCATTTCAATCCTCTCATTGGAAACTCTCCAAATTTCACCATTGGAATGCTTGAaactcatcatcatcatcatcatcaaactAGACCCATTGATTTCATGGACACTAAAATGGAAGCCATTGTTGGGAATAATGGTCATTACTCTACAAACCCAGATCATTTAGCTATGATTGGAGGGCTTAATGGAGATCATCATCATATCACAGCTGCTGCAACAAATTTCCATGGAATTTGCTCTCCTTATGGACTGTCACTTGATGGGAATATCAATCAAATGATGATTCCTTATGATCAACATCAAACAAATGAAGATCCAAATGGAATGGATGTGAAACCAAATACAAAGCTTTTGGCTTTGGAATGGCAAGATCAAGGATGTTCAGATAAAGTTGAATCTTATGGATATATTAATGGAATTGGGTCTTCTTGGAATGGGATGATGAATGGATATGGACCATCAACAACCAACCCATTGGTGTAA
- the LOC120082811 gene encoding uncharacterized protein LOC120082811 encodes MGSPINEEAINPLTDEIKDSGVENFNDGNKEMSGKRSETRERKKSKYLSFPYINWGQKVMPAETEDIRILKISGEGEDETAVEGQNETPLLTKCSGKFWKKWYRNITSGSDVADNQDLMSASPAEFLSELHFTAVNCLYPNENNNFDAVAQFFSRFRILMFHDESVNGGQNEAMAADLFFLGGKVSEVKHPSSAVKSGIKKRKSQASSITKMEGMKSKLVSDDADLTGKAETSPASDAQKKGPLTSNVNSKKDRESLGRDFVDNQDLMSTSSAEFLSQLHFTAVNCLYPSENNKFDTVAQFFSIFRIFMFLEEEVSEIKPHPSSAAKSGIKKPGIKKRKSQASSIMKMEEMKSKPVFGDVDLTGKAETIPAGDAQKKSPLTSNVKSKKDRESLGKMKTKSLSALSDVNINLSSCSLLTKDSSEVGPLSPNGLPKRRKRKSVGSHPQSKPATDIPDLNGSGTIAGLLVEDQQAVSQVASQQKSEPKKRRKLGAAMKHSKAPTEFINVNVNDSNKPGSFFIDLQVTASQPLGVIPEQNKVDFSGAPNRSVKDQTIGQDQSKSGGKKRKRKEKPPLADPQVILSYFNGMGTDSSQGKDSQLTDNLPQQPKPKRRRKKGEASLNHPNTSDSRSYIYNRVETDGEGLGSLLLLTFSSEAPLPLREQVITTFSQFGSLKESETQLKDSTVEIVFLRSADAMEAVRSLKKNSIFGPTLLKYQLYHLSAPPRTSDSDRACTALAYPASEGTLNPSKSAESGNQAGDAPPIEFIRKNLQMMTSMLEKSGDNLSPDMRAKLECDIEGLLKKVSSMAAGPSST; translated from the coding sequence ATGGGTTCTCCAATCAATGAAGAGGCAATCAATCCATTAACAGATGAAATTAAGGATTCTGGTGTAGAAAACTTCAATGATGGTAACAAAGAGATGTCTGGAAAGAGGTCTGAGACACGAGAGCGGAAGAAGAGCAAGTATTTGTCTTTTCCATATATAAACTGGGGACAGAAAGTTATGCCAGCTGAAACAGAAGATATTAGGATTCTTAAAATTTCTGGTGAAGGCGAAGATGAAACCGCAGTTGAGGGCCAGAATGAAACCCCATTGCTAACGAAATGCAGTGGCAAGTTCTGGAAGAAGTGGTACAGGAATATCACCAGTGGGAGTGATGTGGCAGATAATCAAGATTTGATGAGTGCATCACCAGCTGAGTTTCTCTCTGAGCTTCATTTCACTGCTGTAAATTGTCTTTATCCGAACGAAAACAACAACTTTGATGCAGTTGCTCAGTTCTTCTCCAGATTTAGAATTTTGATGTTTCATGATGAATCTGTTAATGGTGGTCAAAACGAGGCAATGGCTGCGGATTTATTTTTTCTTGGGGGAAAGGTGTCGGAGGTTAAGCATCCTTCTTCGGCTGTTAAATCTGGgatcaagaaaagaaaaagtcagGCAAGTTCTATTACGAAAATGGAAGGGATGAAATCCAAACTAGTCTCTGATGATGCGGATTTGACTGGAAAAGCTGAAACGAGTCCTGCATCAGATGCACAGAAAAAAGGCCCTCTGACTTCTAATGTTAACTCAAAAAAAGATAGAGAAAGCTTGGGGAGAGATTTCGTTGATAATCAAGACTTGATGAGTACATCGTCAGCTGAGTTTCTCTCTCAGCTTCATTTTACTGCTGTAAATTGTCTATATCCAAGCGAAAATAACAAATTTGATACAGTTGCTCAGTTCTTCTCCATATTtagaatttttatgtttttggaGGAAGAAGTGTCAGAGATTAAGCCGCACCCTTCTTCAGCTGCTAAATCTGGGATCAAGAAACCTGGGATCAAGAAACGAAAAAGTCAGGCAAGTTCTATTATGAAAATGGAAGAGATGAAATCCAAACCAGTCTTTGGTGATGTGGATTTGACTGGAAAAGCTGAAACAATTCCTGCAGGAGATGCACAGAAAAAAAGCCCCCTGACTTCCAATGTTAAATCAAAAAAAGATAGAGAAAGCTTGGGGAAAATGAAGACTAAATCCCTTTCTGCCTTGTCAGATGTGAACATAAACCTTTCTTCCTGTAGCTTACTCACAAAAGATTCATCAGAGGTTGGACCCCTCTCACCCAATGGTTTACCAAAGCGAAGGAAGAGAAAGAGCGTTGGATCACATCCCCAGAGTAAACCAGCGACGGACATACCAGATTTAAATGGAAGTGGTACCATAGCTGGCTTGTTGGTGGAAGATCAGCAGGCTGTGAGCCAAGTTGCTTCCCAACAGAAGTCTGAGCCAAAGAAGAGAAGGAAACTTGGAGCTGCTATGAAGCATTCAAAGGCACCTACTGAATTCATAAATGTAAATGTGAATGACAGCAATAAACCTGGTTCGTTTTTCATTGATCTACAGGTCACAGCTTCACAACCACTTGGTGTAATTCCAGAGCAAAATAAAGTGGATTTTTCAGGAGCGCCTAACCGGTCAGTGAAAGATCAGACAATTGGCCAGGATCAGAGCAAATCTGGGGGCAAAAAGCGAAAGAgaaaggagaaaccacccttGGCGGATCCACAGGTTATCTTATCTTATTTCAATGGAATGGGTACCGACTCTAGTCAAGGGAAAGATTCCCAGTTGACTGACAACCTTCCACAGCAGCCTAAACCTAAAAGGAGGAGGAAAAAGGGTGAAGCTAGTTTGAACCATCCAAATACTTCTGATAGCAgatcatatatttataatagagTTGAAACTGATGGTGAAGGTTTAGGATCTCTTCTTCTCTTGACTTTCTCTTCAGAAGCTCCCTTGCCTCTGCGGGAGCAAGTCATTACTACGTTTAGCCAGTTTGGATCATTGAAGGAATCAGAGACACAGTTGAAAGATTCCACTGTTGAGATAGTTTTCCTCCGAAGCGCTGATGCTATGGAAGCAGTTCGGAGTTTAAAGAAAAACAGCATTTTTGGCCCAACTCTTTTAAAATATCAGCTCTATCATCTCTCAGCTCCCCCCAGGACATCAGATTCGGACCGGGCTTGCACAGCACTGGCCTATCCAGCTTCTGAGGGCACTCTGAACCCATCAAAGTCTGCTGAATCAGGAAACCAAGCTGGTGATGCACCACCTATAGAGTTTATAAGGAAAAATCTTCAGATGATGACATCAATGCTGGAGAAGTCAGGAGACAATCTCTCCCCGGACATGAGAGCCAAATTGGAGTGCGATATTGAAGGCCTCCTCAAGAAGGTGAGTTCCATGGCGGCGGGGCCTTCTTCAACGTAA